One Faecalicatena sp. Marseille-Q4148 DNA window includes the following coding sequences:
- a CDS encoding ABC transporter ATP-binding protein, which produces MEKILNLNHVNVTYVNKEKKVYAVRNATFSIEKGDSLGIVGESGSGKSTLAMALLRLHNEKSTEITGEAEFMGKNLIGMSQNEMNEIRWSGISVVFQKAMNALSPVHRISQQVEDIYHVHEPQASKKEIEDRMIYLLKLVNLPERVYHLYPHEMSGGMLQRVAIAISLLHNPKLIIFDEATTALDVVTQGQILQEVVQMEKELDMTRIMITHDMSVVAASCNKVAVMYAGEFMEIGKVQDIFKNPLHPYTKGLLNSFPSLKGENEKLHAIPGFLPNLSEIGEGCIFAPRCPYATDKCFREKPAQVQLEDERMISCWLYEGGTGDGK; this is translated from the coding sequence ATGGAAAAGATCCTGAATCTGAATCATGTGAATGTTACATATGTTAATAAAGAAAAAAAGGTATATGCGGTTAGAAATGCAACCTTTTCCATTGAAAAAGGTGACTCTTTAGGAATTGTTGGAGAATCTGGTTCTGGAAAATCAACATTAGCAATGGCACTTTTAAGACTACATAATGAAAAAAGCACAGAAATTACTGGTGAAGCTGAATTCATGGGAAAGAATCTTATTGGAATGTCTCAGAATGAAATGAATGAAATCAGATGGAGTGGCATTTCAGTTGTGTTCCAAAAAGCGATGAATGCATTAAGCCCGGTTCATCGGATTAGCCAACAGGTAGAGGATATTTATCATGTACATGAACCACAGGCAAGTAAAAAGGAAATTGAAGATAGAATGATATATCTATTGAAATTAGTTAATTTACCGGAGCGAGTATATCATCTGTATCCACATGAAATGTCTGGAGGGATGTTACAAAGAGTAGCAATTGCGATTAGTTTGTTACATAATCCGAAATTAATTATTTTTGATGAAGCAACAACAGCGTTAGATGTGGTAACACAAGGACAGATTTTACAAGAAGTTGTCCAAATGGAAAAAGAGTTAGATATGACAAGAATTATGATTACACATGATATGTCTGTTGTGGCAGCATCTTGTAATAAGGTTGCAGTTATGTATGCAGGTGAGTTTATGGAAATTGGAAAGGTACAGGATATTTTCAAAAATCCACTACATCCATATACAAAAGGGCTTTTAAATTCTTTTCCATCGTTAAAAGGTGAAAATGAAAAGTTGCATGCAATTCCAGGTTTTTTACCAAATTTATCTGAAATTGGAGAGGGATGTATTTTTGCACCGAGATGTCCATATGCGACTGATAAATGCTTCCGTGAAAAACCGGCTCAAGTTCAATTGGAAGATGAGAGAATGATATCTTGCTGGCTTTATGAAGGAGGGACAGGAGATGGAAAATAA
- a CDS encoding ABC transporter permease: MEKVKHGFQKGVKNILNDKQLLAGVIGIIILLFVVIFAPILASENPYRYGKDILSGLGQNGHLLGTNHMGQDIYSMIIYGVRTSLKVAVISALISGVLGVLIGGAAGFFGGKVDTFVSEVINVFMMLPSFFLILLIIALFGNSIYNVMIVIGITTWPSNAKLMRAQALSLRQRTFVKSAEAMGETKLQILFKYIIPNGIFPVIANTTMGMSNAILTEAGLSFLGLGDPSIISWGQMIYTGKQYITSAWWISTFAGVAIMITVLIFYLLGDGLNHVLNPKHMNKGGK, translated from the coding sequence ATGGAAAAAGTAAAACATGGCTTTCAAAAAGGAGTCAAAAATATTTTAAATGATAAACAGCTTTTGGCTGGGGTAATTGGAATTATTATTCTGCTTTTTGTTGTTATATTTGCACCAATCCTGGCATCAGAAAATCCTTATCGATATGGGAAAGATATTTTAAGTGGTTTAGGTCAGAATGGACATCTGCTTGGAACGAATCATATGGGGCAGGACATCTACAGTATGATTATTTATGGAGTGAGAACTTCGTTAAAAGTAGCAGTTATTTCAGCATTAATTTCGGGAGTGCTGGGAGTATTGATTGGAGGTGCAGCAGGATTTTTTGGAGGAAAAGTAGATACGTTTGTGTCAGAAGTAATTAATGTATTTATGATGCTTCCAAGTTTCTTTTTAATCTTATTGATCATTGCTTTATTTGGAAACAGTATTTATAACGTTATGATTGTTATTGGTATTACTACCTGGCCAAGTAATGCAAAGTTAATGAGAGCGCAGGCACTTTCGCTTCGGCAACGCACATTTGTAAAGAGTGCTGAGGCAATGGGGGAAACAAAGCTTCAAATTTTATTTAAGTATATTATTCCAAACGGGATTTTTCCGGTTATTGCCAATACAACGATGGGAATGTCGAATGCTATTTTGACAGAAGCGGGCTTATCGTTTCTGGGGCTGGGAGATCCATCGATTATTAGTTGGGGACAAATGATTTATACTGGAAAACAGTATATTACAAGTGCATGGTGGATTTCTACTTTTGCCGGAGTTGCTATTATGATTACCGTATTAATTTTTTATTTACTCGGGGATGGACTGAACCATGTATTGAATCCGAAGCATATGAATAAGGGGGGAAAATAA